One segment of uncultured Roseibium sp. DNA contains the following:
- a CDS encoding membrane dipeptidase, which produces MIIDGLQCGHFDRQAFSSLKTAGVGGVVVTCGFWEGAVESLDSLGNWRDLVRENADIASIATTPEEITAASDQGKVGVILGYQNANLFEGRIRFVELFAELGVRVVQLTYNNQNELAGSCYEAEDSGLARFGKEVVREMNRAGMLVDCSHVGNRSTLDAIEVSEKPIAVTHANADSLFPHKRNKTDNVLRALRDSGGVIGCAAYRNITGDDYCKSIEAWCTMVARTVDIAGIDSVAIGTDRSHNFTPPDYAWMRQGRWTRGVDYGAASAARPGKAPPPDWFQTVEDMNVIPNGLRTVGFSEEEVDKITHGNWLRLYGETFRK; this is translated from the coding sequence ATGATTATCGATGGTCTGCAATGCGGGCATTTTGACCGCCAGGCATTCTCTTCCCTAAAAACTGCAGGGGTCGGTGGGGTCGTGGTCACCTGCGGCTTCTGGGAAGGCGCCGTCGAATCCCTGGATTCGCTGGGTAACTGGCGGGACCTGGTTCGCGAAAACGCCGACATCGCCTCGATTGCGACGACGCCGGAAGAGATTACGGCGGCATCGGATCAGGGCAAGGTCGGTGTCATCTTGGGCTACCAGAACGCCAATCTGTTCGAGGGCCGTATCCGCTTCGTGGAGCTGTTCGCAGAACTGGGCGTACGTGTGGTCCAGTTGACCTACAACAACCAGAACGAACTGGCCGGCAGTTGTTACGAGGCCGAGGATTCCGGTCTTGCCCGCTTCGGCAAGGAAGTGGTTCGGGAGATGAACCGGGCCGGCATGCTGGTGGATTGTTCCCACGTCGGCAATCGCTCGACGCTCGATGCGATCGAAGTGTCCGAGAAGCCGATCGCCGTGACCCATGCCAACGCGGACTCCCTGTTTCCCCACAAGCGCAACAAGACCGACAATGTGCTGCGGGCGCTACGCGACAGCGGCGGGGTCATCGGGTGTGCGGCTTACCGCAACATCACCGGTGACGACTACTGCAAGTCGATCGAGGCCTGGTGCACCATGGTTGCCCGAACGGTCGATATCGCAGGCATCGATTCCGTCGCAATCGGAACCGACCGCAGCCACAACTTCACACCCCCCGACTACGCCTGGATGCGCCAGGGGCGCTGGACCCGTGGCGTCGACTACGGCGCTGCGTCCGCTGCCCGTCCCGGCAAGGCGCCGCCGCCGGACTGGTTCCAGACCGTCGAGGACATGAACGTCATACCTAACGGCCTCCGCACAGTGGGTTTTTCGGAAGAAGAGGTCGACAAGATAACCCACGGGAACTGGCTCCGTCTCTACGGAGAAACGTTCCGGAAATAA
- a CDS encoding ABC transporter substrate-binding protein yields the protein MSSRKTTSGLLTPSRRHFLQLSGMAAASTLAMPYVARAQEKVLYVNSWGGPWLEAATANLFEPFTAETGIEIRTVSPVSFAKLAAQQKTGVYEFDVTTLGGGDILRADNAGIIEPLTAPYDGGLFHNGVASHAFATVMAWRTDTIKGTPKSWADFWDVETFPGGRSLQRYAARVLPIALLADGVAIEDLYPLDIDRAFASLDKIKPHIRVWWTAGAQSTQILRDGEVDMIGIWHGRYYEAEDAGAPVAMTWNQAEIDRAYWVVAKDTPNMDAAKAFVEFATSAKPLAGFVSEANYGALNPAANDLIDAENAKRMPTSPDNYPLVFEQDMDNWGGDPHEVSMRFDEWLAS from the coding sequence ATGTCTTCCAGGAAAACAACTTCGGGTCTTCTGACCCCGTCGCGCCGGCACTTTCTGCAGCTTTCGGGCATGGCCGCTGCCAGCACGCTCGCAATGCCTTACGTGGCGCGCGCGCAGGAAAAGGTGCTTTACGTGAATTCATGGGGCGGTCCCTGGCTGGAAGCGGCCACGGCCAACCTGTTCGAGCCGTTTACCGCGGAAACCGGCATTGAAATCCGCACGGTTTCTCCCGTGTCCTTTGCCAAGCTCGCCGCGCAGCAGAAGACCGGTGTCTATGAATTCGACGTGACGACACTCGGCGGCGGCGACATTCTGCGCGCCGACAATGCCGGGATCATCGAACCCCTGACGGCCCCTTACGATGGCGGCTTGTTCCACAACGGCGTCGCTTCCCACGCCTTCGCGACGGTCATGGCCTGGCGCACCGACACCATCAAGGGCACACCCAAGAGCTGGGCCGACTTCTGGGACGTGGAGACCTTCCCCGGTGGCCGCTCGCTGCAGCGTTATGCGGCCCGTGTCCTGCCGATCGCACTTCTGGCCGACGGTGTGGCGATCGAAGATCTCTATCCGCTGGATATCGACCGTGCGTTCGCCTCTCTCGACAAGATCAAGCCGCATATCCGTGTGTGGTGGACGGCCGGCGCCCAGTCGACGCAGATCCTGCGTGACGGCGAAGTCGACATGATCGGTATCTGGCACGGCCGCTACTACGAGGCCGAGGACGCCGGTGCTCCGGTCGCCATGACCTGGAACCAGGCGGAAATCGATCGGGCATACTGGGTCGTTGCCAAAGATACGCCGAACATGGATGCCGCGAAGGCGTTCGTTGAATTCGCTACCTCCGCGAAGCCGCTTGCAGGCTTCGTGAGCGAGGCGAATTACGGCGCGCTCAATCCGGCCGCGAACGACCTGATCGATGCCGAAAACGCCAAGCGTATGCCGACCTCGCCGGACAACTATCCGCTGGTGTTCGAGCAGGACATGGATAACTGGGGCGGAGATCCCCATGAAGTGTCCATGCGCTTCGACGAGTGGCTCGCGAGCTGA